Proteins encoded in a region of the Zunongwangia endophytica genome:
- a CDS encoding undecaprenyl-phosphate glucose phosphotransferase: MKRSVLIIPFSILIHLVIINLTLFTLSYETYNNMVSIVYYNLSWLLITFAIDFYPTKRNERFFTNFHKVLSLFLIFSLAYFTNFSFRNLTIYPAYQLKVLLVIFVTIIIYRYIFYYLRDIYRVEGGNFVSVVVIGRDRKLKKIRQIFDQPELGYRYKGYFDNHPSKSITYLGEVDKAFDFIRNNVVDEVYCMVSRLSSDQINELIAFCDNNLVKIKMVPDNKEIYTRAMNVELFGNVPILNLRKLPLDTDVARYTKRIFDVVFSSLVILFILSWLIPVIGLLIKLESRGPIFFKQKRHGVNKQSFFCYKFRSMAVNKEADTKMMTKNDARLTKIGKFIRKTSIDELPQFINVFNGDMSVVGPRPHMEAHTREYENSVDKYLVRHYAKPGITGLAQIKGYRGEVVVKSDIINRTRLDIFYVEKWSLLLDVKIIIKTVLNAIGGEENAY, from the coding sequence ATGAAACGATCTGTTTTAATCATACCATTCTCTATTCTAATTCATTTGGTCATTATTAACCTAACGCTGTTTACACTAAGTTATGAGACTTATAATAATATGGTGTCCATCGTTTATTATAATCTTAGTTGGCTGCTTATTACTTTTGCTATAGATTTTTACCCAACAAAGCGTAATGAGCGTTTTTTTACTAATTTTCATAAAGTATTAAGTCTGTTTTTAATTTTTTCATTGGCTTACTTTACTAATTTTAGTTTTCGGAATCTTACAATTTATCCGGCATATCAGTTGAAAGTGTTATTGGTTATTTTTGTAACCATTATTATATACCGATATATTTTTTATTATTTAAGAGATATTTATCGCGTGGAAGGCGGGAACTTTGTGAGCGTTGTGGTGATTGGTAGGGATCGTAAGCTTAAAAAAATTCGTCAGATTTTTGATCAGCCGGAATTGGGATATAGATATAAAGGATATTTTGATAATCATCCTTCTAAAAGTATTACTTATTTAGGAGAGGTAGATAAAGCTTTTGATTTTATTCGGAATAATGTTGTAGATGAAGTTTATTGTATGGTTTCAAGATTGTCTTCCGATCAGATAAATGAATTGATAGCTTTTTGTGATAATAATCTGGTAAAAATAAAAATGGTACCGGATAATAAAGAAATTTATACCAGGGCAATGAATGTAGAGCTTTTTGGCAATGTACCGATTTTGAATTTAAGAAAATTGCCCCTAGATACTGATGTAGCACGTTACACCAAACGTATCTTTGATGTCGTTTTTTCTTCTTTGGTCATTCTTTTTATATTATCCTGGCTGATTCCGGTTATAGGTTTGTTAATAAAGTTGGAGTCTAGAGGACCGATCTTTTTTAAACAAAAAAGGCATGGGGTAAACAAACAATCTTTTTTTTGTTATAAATTTCGGTCAATGGCAGTAAACAAAGAAGCAGATACAAAGATGATGACCAAAAATGATGCTAGGCTTACCAAAATCGGGAAGTTTATTCGAAAAACCAGTATTGATGAATTACCTCAATTTATAAATGTTTTTAATGGTGATATGAGTGTGGTAGGACCAAGGCCGCACATGGAAGCTCATACGAGAGAGTATGAAAATTCAGTAGATAAATACCTTGTCCGTCATTATGCGAAACCTGGAATAACCGGTTTGGCTCAAATAAAGGGATATCGCGGGGAGGTAGTTGTGAAATCTGATATAATTAATCGTACGCGTTTGGATATTTTTTACGTAGAGAAGTGGTCATTATTACTTGATGTCAAAATCATTATTAAAACCGTACTAAATGCAATAGGAGGAGAAGAAAATGCCTATTGA
- the nusA gene encoding transcription termination factor NusA, giving the protein MENLALIDSFSEFKDDKLIDRVTLMAILEDVFRNALKKKYGEDDNFDIIVNPDKGDLEIWRNRVVVADGEVEDPNQEISLEEARQIEPDFEVGEDVSEEVKLIDLGRRAILALRQNLISKIHEHDNSNIYKHFKDLEGEIYTAEVHHIRHRAIILLDDEGNEIVLPKDRQIPSDFFRKGENVKGVIESVELKGNKPNIVLSRTAPVFLEKLFEQEIPEVFDGLITIKKVVRVPGEKAKVAVDSYDDRIDPVGACVGMKGSRIHSIVRELGNENIDVINYTNNDQLFITRSLSPAKITSIKIDEENKRAEVMLKPEEVSKAIGRGGHNIRLAGQLTGYEIDVFREGVEEDVELSEFSDEIEDWVIKEFAKIGLDTAKSILEQDVSDLIKRTDLEEETIREVFNVLREEFEE; this is encoded by the coding sequence ATGGAAAATCTCGCCTTAATAGATTCATTTTCAGAGTTTAAGGATGATAAGTTGATAGATCGTGTAACATTAATGGCGATCTTGGAAGATGTATTTAGAAATGCTTTAAAAAAGAAGTATGGTGAGGATGATAACTTTGATATCATTGTAAATCCTGATAAAGGAGATTTGGAGATATGGAGAAACCGTGTCGTTGTTGCCGATGGTGAGGTAGAAGATCCAAATCAGGAGATATCACTAGAAGAAGCACGACAAATTGAACCCGATTTTGAAGTTGGTGAAGATGTTTCTGAAGAAGTTAAGTTAATAGATCTTGGACGTAGAGCAATTTTGGCATTAAGACAAAATCTTATTTCTAAGATTCATGAACATGATAATTCAAATATTTACAAGCATTTTAAAGATCTTGAAGGAGAGATTTATACTGCAGAAGTTCATCATATTAGACATCGTGCAATTATCCTTTTAGATGATGAAGGGAATGAGATCGTTCTTCCAAAAGATCGCCAAATTCCATCAGATTTCTTTAGAAAAGGAGAGAATGTAAAGGGTGTTATCGAAAGTGTAGAGCTTAAAGGGAATAAACCAAACATAGTTTTATCAAGAACTGCACCTGTATTTTTAGAAAAATTATTTGAACAGGAAATTCCTGAGGTTTTTGATGGTTTGATTACCATAAAAAAAGTAGTACGAGTGCCTGGCGAAAAAGCAAAAGTAGCGGTAGATTCTTATGATGATAGAATTGATCCTGTTGGAGCTTGTGTTGGGATGAAGGGATCAAGAATTCACAGTATTGTGAGAGAGCTTGGTAACGAAAATATTGATGTGATTAATTATACAAATAACGATCAGTTATTTATAACCAGGTCTTTAAGTCCTGCGAAAATTACATCTATAAAAATTGATGAAGAAAATAAAAGGGCTGAAGTAATGCTTAAGCCTGAAGAGGTTTCTAAAGCAATTGGTCGTGGAGGTCATAATATTAGACTGGCAGGCCAATTAACAGGTTACGAGATAGATGTCTTTAGAGAAGGAGTAGAAGAGGATGTTGAATTATCCGAATTCTCTGATGAAATTGAAGACTGGGTGATTAAGGAATTTGCTAAAATTGGTCTAGATACTGCAAAAAGTATCTTAGAGCAAGATGTAAGCGATCTTATTAAGCGTACCGACCTGGAGGAAGAGACCATTCGTGAAGTATTCAATGTTCTTCGCGAAGAATTCGAAGAATAA
- a CDS encoding universal stress protein produces the protein MKRILVPTDFSKIAENALKSAAKMASKFNADIYLLHMLDLPLHLVDPVLKSSENVPEALYFMKLAHQQFSKIKDMDFLKGLNIYESVQFNYAFKGITEFAKNNDCDLIVMGSHGSTGFEEMFIGSNTEKVVRQSEIPVFVVKKEISDINIKNFVLATDADLDNKKSLLKAVEFAKLFETDLHLLFVNTPNNFTTTKQAYADLEEFLEEIKLKDIKKHIYNDVSIEKGILNFAEKYNADVIGIITHGRKGLSHFFNGSISEDLINHATRPVITFKL, from the coding sequence ATGAAAAGGATTCTGGTTCCAACAGATTTTTCTAAAATCGCAGAGAATGCATTGAAATCTGCAGCAAAAATGGCTTCAAAATTTAATGCTGATATTTATTTGCTTCATATGTTAGATCTACCACTTCATCTTGTAGACCCGGTCTTGAAGAGCAGTGAAAATGTACCGGAAGCACTATATTTTATGAAGTTGGCCCATCAACAATTCAGCAAAATAAAAGATATGGATTTCCTAAAAGGCCTGAATATCTATGAATCTGTTCAGTTTAATTATGCTTTTAAAGGCATTACTGAATTTGCTAAAAATAACGACTGCGATCTCATTGTTATGGGATCCCACGGAAGCACTGGCTTTGAAGAAATGTTTATCGGATCGAACACCGAAAAAGTAGTTCGCCAGTCTGAAATACCAGTTTTCGTAGTAAAAAAAGAAATTTCTGACATCAATATTAAAAACTTCGTTCTTGCTACAGATGCAGATTTAGACAATAAAAAATCACTTTTGAAAGCCGTGGAATTTGCTAAATTATTCGAAACAGATCTTCATCTATTGTTTGTAAACACTCCCAACAACTTTACGACTACAAAACAGGCTTATGCAGATTTGGAGGAATTTCTTGAGGAAATAAAATTAAAGGATATTAAAAAACACATTTATAATGATGTGAGTATCGAAAAAGGGATTTTAAATTTTGCCGAAAAATATAACGCAGATGTAATAGGAATCATCACACACGGTAGAAAGGGACTTTCTCATTTTTTTAATGGAAGTATTAGTGAAGACTTAATAAATCATGCTACTAGACCAGTAATAACTTTTAAGCTTTAA
- the rimP gene encoding ribosome assembly cofactor RimP, giving the protein MELKEKVEKLLQEAFDENNSLFLIDLMVLPDNQIRVVIDGDKGVSVEDCINVSRKVEHNLDREEEDFSLEVTSAGVSEPLLLPRQFKKNIGRKLQVKTENEKFEGNLIDATETDIKLHWKAREPKPVGKGKVTVEKEAVLEYSAVVEAKVMITF; this is encoded by the coding sequence ATGGAGTTGAAGGAGAAAGTAGAAAAGTTACTACAAGAGGCATTCGATGAGAATAATTCCTTATTTTTGATTGATCTTATGGTGCTGCCTGATAATCAAATAAGAGTGGTTATTGATGGTGATAAAGGAGTATCTGTAGAAGATTGCATTAATGTGAGCCGTAAGGTAGAGCATAATTTAGATAGAGAGGAAGAGGATTTTTCTTTAGAAGTAACTTCTGCAGGAGTATCTGAGCCACTGCTGCTCCCTAGGCAGTTTAAAAAAAATATTGGTAGAAAGTTGCAGGTTAAAACTGAAAATGAAAAATTTGAAGGAAATTTAATCGATGCTACAGAAACTGATATTAAACTTCATTGGAAAGCACGTGAACCTAAACCGGTTGGTAAAGGTAAGGTAACGGTAGAGAAGGAAGCTGTATTAGAATATTCAGCAGTTGTTGAAGCAAAAGTTATGATAACATTTTAA
- a CDS encoding capsule assembly Wzi family protein, producing MESGAFVNGDGALPFWLRSNNYGRVGRQTDIYAIIESSYKLNLNENSAFTLHSGFTYRNEFNEIGGDNNVFVDELYANYSSKFLNINVGVKHDDLKYNGLASTNQSILWSNNSRSLPGIEVKTSRPIYFLLDNHLGFEALFSEYYLNDNRATENAHVHHKYLSLVYKLNSASTLRLGVRHIVQYGGNPSDSRYENQPIGVEEYVRMFLGRAGSDNSLPTDQENAIGNHLGSYELSYNRKIENGEFELFYNSIFEDGSGSAMRNFPDGRYGAFYDSGKKDHLINSFVYEFIYTKNQSQTAPHLWDNYFNHGVYSSGWTYQNKVIGLPFITSTYLSDYGGDYIAVGNNRLIAHHFGVQGKLYFPYEFKASYRRNYGFNQNVGSLKYRHYDADDERSLFKVQPEVVSTYLKVGLLRSFLDLDVMGAVDFSDKNSNFAAGLSVSKSFF from the coding sequence ATGGAGTCTGGCGCATTCGTGAATGGCGATGGTGCATTGCCATTTTGGTTACGTAGTAATAATTATGGAAGAGTTGGTAGGCAAACAGATATATATGCTATTATTGAATCATCTTATAAATTAAATCTTAACGAAAACTCGGCTTTTACTCTTCATTCTGGATTTACTTATCGTAATGAGTTTAATGAAATAGGGGGCGATAATAATGTCTTTGTAGATGAATTGTATGCTAATTACTCTTCAAAATTTCTGAATATAAATGTTGGAGTAAAACATGATGACTTAAAGTACAATGGTTTGGCTTCAACAAATCAGAGTATTCTTTGGTCTAATAACTCACGTTCTCTACCGGGAATAGAGGTGAAAACATCCAGACCTATTTATTTTCTATTAGATAATCATTTGGGATTCGAGGCTTTATTTAGTGAATATTATTTGAATGATAATAGAGCTACTGAGAATGCCCATGTGCACCATAAGTATTTGTCTCTAGTCTATAAGTTAAATAGCGCATCAACTTTAAGATTGGGTGTTCGGCATATTGTTCAATATGGTGGAAATCCTTCAGACTCCCGTTATGAGAATCAACCGATTGGAGTTGAAGAATATGTTCGTATGTTTTTAGGTAGGGCAGGTAGCGATAATTCTCTTCCTACTGATCAGGAAAATGCGATAGGTAATCATTTAGGTAGTTATGAGTTGTCGTACAATAGAAAAATTGAAAATGGTGAATTTGAGTTATTTTATAACAGTATTTTCGAAGACGGATCTGGTAGTGCAATGAGAAATTTTCCTGATGGTCGATATGGAGCTTTTTATGACTCTGGTAAAAAGGATCACTTAATAAATTCTTTTGTGTACGAATTTATTTATACGAAGAATCAAAGCCAAACCGCTCCGCACCTTTGGGATAATTATTTTAATCACGGTGTTTATAGTAGTGGATGGACATATCAAAATAAAGTGATTGGTTTGCCATTTATAACAAGTACTTATTTATCTGACTATGGTGGTGATTATATAGCTGTCGGTAATAATAGATTGATTGCTCATCATTTTGGTGTTCAGGGTAAACTTTATTTTCCTTATGAATTTAAGGCAAGCTATAGGAGAAATTATGGATTTAATCAAAATGTAGGTTCTTTAAAATATAGGCATTACGATGCAGATGATGAACGCTCCTTATTTAAGGTTCAGCCTGAAGTCGTATCTACCTATCTAAAAGTAGGATTATTGAGAAGTTTTCTTGATTTAGATGTAATGGGTGCTGTTGATTTTTCAGACAAAAATTCCAACTTCGCCGCAGGTTTATCTGTATCCAAATCTTTTTTCTAA
- a CDS encoding metallophosphatase domain-containing protein, whose amino-acid sequence MRLVSISDTHNKHEALSIPDADVIVHCGDFTEAGSEKETLDFLEWLSAQPYQHKILIAGNHDFYLEKHQQEISNIIPSNIIYLKDSGINIEGITFWGSPYTPSDVHWAFALERGKMIKEKWDMVPEDTDILITHTPPYSIHDENIEYKNIGCEELLKKVVDIKPKFHLFGHVHDDFGSKKIGPTTFINSSVMDSKYRLMNKISVFEI is encoded by the coding sequence ATGCGCTTAGTTTCCATTTCAGACACTCACAACAAACATGAAGCACTTAGTATACCAGATGCTGACGTAATCGTACATTGCGGCGATTTCACCGAAGCAGGATCGGAAAAAGAAACATTAGACTTTCTTGAATGGCTTTCTGCTCAGCCATACCAGCATAAAATACTCATTGCAGGAAATCACGATTTTTACTTAGAAAAACATCAGCAGGAAATTTCGAATATCATTCCTAGCAATATAATATATCTTAAAGATAGCGGAATCAATATTGAAGGGATTACTTTCTGGGGAAGCCCTTATACTCCAAGTGATGTTCATTGGGCATTCGCTTTAGAAAGAGGAAAAATGATTAAGGAAAAGTGGGATATGGTTCCGGAGGATACAGATATACTGATAACGCATACGCCGCCTTACAGCATTCACGATGAAAATATAGAATATAAGAATATTGGATGCGAAGAGTTGCTTAAAAAAGTGGTCGATATAAAACCGAAGTTTCATTTATTTGGACACGTCCATGATGATTTTGGAAGTAAGAAAATAGGACCAACGACATTTATAAACTCATCAGTTATGGATAGCAAATACAGACTAATGAATAAAATCTCAGTTTTTGAGATTTAG
- a CDS encoding GumC family protein gives MSSEFKNFQEEEINLREEIQKYLKYWPWFLVSVFVAIVLAFIYLNLSKRVYLTNATIIIKDEDTKSPATSGLSSFTDLGILEGLKTSSIENEIGLLKSKRMMTKTISSLDLNIKYLNYDFFVTRESYSKEPFKLDILKLNEQQLANSAAEAKNEFRISWEENNIILINNEDGKKIEAKFGEPINIGFAEIVIRKDENYKPIANNEILEYGFRIMPIESVVAYYQKGLIAQLVDDNSTLIQLGLEGAVPAKSQDVLDQLIIEYNKEAIIDKNLVASNTAEFINERLKIINFELDSVETDKEVFKEDRQLTNIQAESELFLENASEYKKKRQELTTQLGLASAMLNYLQDGNNSDLLPANLGLEGDGVNQQVADYNKLVLERNRILESSTLKNPVIVSLDQQIDQMRSVVEKSLRRLKANLDISMKELNNEAKVIQSRISSVPSIERQSRGIDRQQQIKEALYLFLLQKREENSLSLAVTAPKAKIVDNAYTNANPVAPKSKVIIFGGLLIGFLIPIGIIYGKNILNNKVKHRDDLERKAKQIPIVGEIPRIDKKQSHLITEADRSVLAESFRIAITNMQYLLINKSDKQKGIKMLVTSTVKGEGKTFTSINLALTLANMSKKVIVVGADLRNPQLQRYDVGSKKQLGVSDYLINEDLKLNDLIEQTKYNKNLDFLTSGSIPPNPSELLRHRRLGEMLSTLEESYDYIILDTAPCMLVADTFLISQYADLTLYVVRAAYTEKALLQFPIDSKKAGKLHDVSFVLNDVDLANFGYGNKYGYSYGADKKSFWEKFKEHF, from the coding sequence ATGAGTAGCGAATTTAAAAATTTTCAAGAAGAAGAGATTAACCTAAGAGAGGAGATTCAAAAATATTTAAAGTACTGGCCTTGGTTTTTAGTCTCGGTATTTGTTGCGATTGTTTTGGCTTTTATATATTTAAATTTATCGAAACGGGTGTACCTAACAAATGCTACAATTATAATTAAAGATGAGGATACCAAGTCTCCTGCAACCTCAGGGTTGTCCTCTTTTACAGACCTGGGTATATTAGAGGGGCTTAAAACCAGTAGTATTGAAAATGAAATTGGCTTGTTGAAGTCTAAGAGGATGATGACTAAAACTATAAGTTCTTTAGATCTTAATATTAAATATTTGAATTATGATTTTTTTGTAACACGGGAATCGTATTCTAAAGAACCATTTAAATTGGATATTCTTAAACTTAATGAACAACAGCTCGCTAACTCTGCAGCGGAAGCGAAGAATGAATTTCGGATTTCTTGGGAGGAAAATAATATTATTTTAATAAATAATGAAGATGGCAAAAAAATTGAAGCGAAATTTGGAGAGCCTATAAATATAGGATTTGCTGAAATTGTAATAAGGAAAGATGAGAATTATAAGCCTATAGCAAATAATGAAATTTTGGAATATGGATTTCGTATTATGCCTATAGAGTCGGTTGTAGCTTATTACCAGAAAGGACTGATCGCTCAATTGGTAGACGATAATTCCACATTAATCCAACTAGGTTTAGAAGGTGCGGTTCCTGCCAAATCACAGGACGTTCTAGATCAATTGATAATAGAATATAATAAAGAGGCTATTATAGATAAAAATTTAGTAGCTTCAAATACAGCTGAATTTATTAACGAACGCTTAAAAATTATAAATTTTGAATTAGACTCCGTGGAAACCGATAAAGAAGTTTTTAAGGAAGATCGTCAGCTTACTAATATTCAAGCGGAATCAGAGCTGTTTTTGGAAAATGCAAGTGAATATAAAAAAAAGCGGCAAGAGTTGACGACCCAATTGGGACTAGCTTCTGCTATGTTGAATTACCTGCAGGATGGGAATAATTCAGATCTTTTACCTGCAAACCTAGGTTTGGAAGGAGATGGCGTAAACCAGCAGGTTGCAGACTATAATAAATTGGTTTTAGAACGGAACCGTATATTGGAGTCTTCAACATTAAAGAATCCTGTTATAGTAAGTTTAGATCAGCAAATTGATCAAATGCGATCTGTGGTTGAAAAAAGTTTGCGGCGTTTAAAGGCCAATCTTGATATTTCTATGAAAGAGCTCAATAATGAGGCTAAAGTAATTCAATCCCGAATTTCTTCGGTTCCTTCCATAGAACGACAATCTCGTGGTATTGACCGTCAGCAACAAATAAAAGAAGCATTGTATTTGTTCTTATTGCAGAAAAGGGAAGAGAACTCACTTTCCCTTGCGGTAACAGCTCCTAAAGCGAAAATAGTGGATAATGCTTATACAAATGCTAATCCCGTAGCTCCTAAATCTAAAGTGATAATTTTTGGAGGATTACTAATAGGCTTTTTAATTCCAATCGGTATTATTTATGGGAAGAATATTCTTAATAATAAAGTTAAGCATAGAGATGATTTGGAGAGAAAGGCTAAGCAGATTCCAATTGTTGGTGAGATTCCTAGAATTGATAAAAAGCAAAGCCATTTAATAACGGAGGCTGATCGTTCTGTACTGGCAGAATCTTTTAGAATTGCAATTACCAATATGCAATATTTGCTGATTAATAAAAGTGATAAACAAAAAGGAATTAAAATGTTGGTTACTTCTACAGTGAAGGGAGAAGGAAAAACATTTACTTCCATAAATTTGGCGCTAACATTGGCGAATATGAGCAAAAAAGTGATCGTGGTTGGGGCTGATCTACGAAATCCGCAATTACAACGGTATGATGTAGGCTCTAAAAAACAATTAGGAGTTAGTGATTACTTAATTAATGAAGATTTAAAATTGAATGATCTAATTGAGCAAACCAAATATAATAAGAATTTAGATTTTTTAACTTCAGGAAGTATACCACCCAATCCTTCTGAACTATTAAGGCATCGTCGCTTGGGTGAAATGCTTAGTACACTAGAAGAAAGCTATGATTACATTATTCTTGATACGGCACCTTGTATGTTAGTAGCGGATACTTTCTTGATTAGTCAGTATGCAGACCTTACGCTTTATGTAGTTAGGGCTGCGTATACTGAGAAGGCTTTGTTACAATTTCCAATTGATTCCAAAAAAGCAGGGAAACTTCATGATGTTAGTTTTGTTTTAAATGATGTGGATCTCGCTAATTTTGGTTACGGCAATAAATACGGATATTCTTATGGAGCTGATAAAAAAAGCTTTTGGGAAAAGTTTAAGGAACACTTTTAG
- a CDS encoding glycosyltransferase family 4 protein: MSLHGKHILIIVENLPVPFDRRVWQEATTLKTNGADVSIICPKMKGYTEDYELIDSIEIYRHPLPLEARGALGYLIEYGGAIYWEIKLARQIYKKKPFHVIHGCNPPDLIYLTAKIFKKKGVKYVFDHHDINPELYIAKYDKKDFFYRLMLYFEKKTFKHADASIATNESYKEIAIRRGGMREDNVQVVRSGPKLDRLKLQPPKLEYKKGRKYLIGYLGVIGEQEGIDLLLESVKQIVAKRNDVQVAIVGGGSDLDILKDLAVEMGLKNYVDFYGRVSDQLLVDILNTADVCVNPDKPTEMNNLSTMNKIMEYMALKKPIVQFNLKEGQFSAQEASLYAEDVTDFANKIEYLLDNKEVRSYMGDFGYNRVVNELSWDYESVKLISFYQRLLHIDT; the protein is encoded by the coding sequence ATGAGTCTACACGGAAAACATATATTAATAATTGTTGAAAATTTACCCGTTCCATTTGATAGAAGGGTTTGGCAAGAAGCAACCACTCTTAAAACTAATGGAGCGGATGTCTCTATAATTTGCCCTAAAATGAAGGGGTATACGGAAGATTATGAATTAATAGATAGTATAGAAATATATAGGCACCCATTGCCTTTAGAAGCTAGAGGGGCATTAGGATATTTGATAGAGTATGGAGGGGCAATATATTGGGAGATAAAACTTGCTAGGCAGATTTATAAGAAAAAACCATTCCATGTGATCCATGGATGTAATCCACCGGACTTAATTTATCTTACAGCGAAAATTTTTAAGAAGAAAGGTGTCAAATATGTTTTTGATCACCATGATATTAATCCTGAGCTTTATATTGCCAAGTATGATAAAAAGGATTTTTTTTATAGGTTAATGCTGTATTTTGAAAAGAAGACTTTTAAACATGCTGATGCGAGTATCGCAACAAATGAATCCTATAAAGAAATAGCCATTCGAAGAGGGGGTATGAGGGAAGATAACGTACAGGTGGTAAGAAGCGGGCCTAAACTAGATAGGCTTAAATTGCAGCCGCCAAAACTGGAATATAAAAAAGGTAGAAAATATCTTATTGGATATTTAGGAGTTATAGGTGAGCAAGAAGGGATTGATTTGTTGTTGGAAAGTGTTAAGCAAATTGTAGCAAAAAGAAATGATGTACAAGTTGCTATTGTAGGTGGAGGATCTGATCTTGATATACTCAAAGATTTGGCTGTAGAGATGGGGCTTAAGAACTATGTGGATTTTTACGGTCGGGTATCCGATCAACTTTTAGTCGATATATTGAATACAGCAGATGTATGTGTGAATCCTGATAAACCAACAGAGATGAACAACCTCTCTACCATGAATAAGATTATGGAATATATGGCCCTGAAAAAACCAATTGTTCAATTCAATTTGAAAGAAGGTCAATTTTCAGCTCAAGAGGCATCCTTATATGCTGAGGATGTTACAGATTTTGCAAATAAAATAGAATATTTGCTCGATAATAAAGAAGTGAGAAGCTATATGGGAGATTTCGGCTACAATAGGGTGGTTAACGAGTTATCCTGGGATTATGAGTCCGTTAAATTGATTTCTTTCTATCAAAGGTTGCTTCATATAGATACTTAA
- a CDS encoding polysaccharide biosynthesis/export family protein: protein MFKPKFIICLFCLALLSSCVSREEMVYFQNLDQIKDMGDASIYDNLKIKPNDQLSITVSAENMESATPFNLPFVAGMAGGQMGDLRVNGTPVLQNYLVNAEGEIQFPILGTIKVAGLNRKELSKKLKGKISEYIQNPIVFVRISNFQVTILGEVKQPGTFPVTDEYLSLPKALGLAGDLTIYGRRKNILVVRESKDGEKEHAYLDLTDSNIVNSPFYYLQQNDVVYVEPNGPQLQSANYNRNASVYISIASVLVSLAVLLTR, encoded by the coding sequence ATGTTCAAACCCAAATTTATTATTTGCTTATTTTGTTTAGCGCTGCTATCGTCTTGTGTGTCACGTGAAGAGATGGTATATTTTCAAAACCTAGATCAAATTAAAGATATGGGAGATGCTTCTATTTACGATAATTTGAAGATTAAACCTAATGATCAACTGAGTATTACTGTGTCCGCAGAAAATATGGAGTCAGCAACACCATTTAACCTACCTTTTGTAGCTGGTATGGCCGGAGGGCAAATGGGAGATTTACGAGTGAATGGTACGCCCGTTCTGCAAAATTATTTGGTAAATGCTGAAGGCGAAATCCAGTTTCCGATTTTAGGAACTATTAAGGTTGCTGGTCTTAATAGAAAAGAATTATCTAAAAAATTGAAGGGAAAAATTTCTGAGTATATACAAAACCCGATTGTGTTTGTAAGGATATCAAATTTTCAGGTTACCATATTAGGTGAAGTGAAGCAACCAGGAACTTTTCCTGTTACCGATGAATATCTTAGTCTGCCAAAGGCCTTAGGCCTCGCCGGGGATTTGACTATTTATGGAAGACGTAAAAATATACTCGTTGTTCGTGAATCCAAAGATGGTGAGAAAGAACATGCTTATTTGGATTTGACTGATTCGAATATTGTTAATTCTCCATTTTATTATCTGCAGCAAAACGATGTGGTTTACGTAGAGCCGAATGGACCTCAGTTGCAATCAGCAAATTATAATCGTAATGCATCTGTATATATTTCTATAGCCTCAGTATTGGTTTCTTTAGCTGTGTTATTAACCCGATAG